The Nitrosomonadales bacterium nucleotide sequence TCGATGCGTTTCGGATTCCGTACTTTGGCATCCCGCCAACGGGCCATTTTTTGCGTGGTTCGATTGGCAGGTTTGTTCGGCAGAGAAATGCCTCGGCTTCTCGCACCAATAATTCATCTACATCTTCAGACAACGGTGGCAACGACGGTGGGCTGACATTGCTGGAGTCACCGTCCAGTGCGTCAATCAGGAAGCCCATGTGCTTACCGAATTCCAAGCCAACGTACATCTGCATCTGCTGAAGCTCGCCGCGCCTAAGCTTTGTGAGCCTATCTGCCCGCGCCCAAAATCCTTCTCCCAGTTTGGCTGCAGTGAGTTGCCATTTCGTCTGCTGTTTGGCAATCGGTGCAGGCGACTCGAGAGAGAGTGCCGTTATGGTCTTTTCGATGCGGCTCTTACTCATGTTCACGCAGGTCATGAGCTCCGGTATGGATAGGCCATCGTCTGCATCATTCAAAGCAGCCAGAACATCATCGACTTCCTGTGGGGTGGGGAAGGCACTCCGAATGAACCAGTCCGTGATTCCCTCTTCTTCGTCGCCACTCAAGAGGATCCCGTAAGCGGATTCCAGCGCTCGTCCAGCTCGTCCGACTTGCTGGTAATAGGCGACCACGGAACCTGGCATTTGGTAGTGAATCACAAACGCCAAGTCAGGCTTGTCGTAGCCCATGCCAAGGGCTGTGGTCGCGACAAGTGCCTTGACCTGGTTTTCTTGCAGTGCCTGTTCTAACTCTTCCCGCCGATCACCTGTCTTTCCCGTATAGGCCTCGACGGAGAATCCTCGCGTCTTCAGCCAATCCGCCAGCTGATTTGCATCTCGAATCGTCAACGTGTAGATGATTCCGTGACCTACGAGTGAATCGAGTTGTTGTGCTATCCATGCCATGCGGACAGCCTGACTAGGCAAGCGCATGGTTTGCAAAGTAAGGGAGCTACGGTTCAGGTCGCCCCGCAGCACCTTCATATTGGGACCGAGGACAGCGACGAGGTCCTCCATGACGCGGTTGTTAGCGGTGGCAGTCGTGGCCAACAGACGTAGATTGGCGGGGAGGGATCTAGCTATACGTTCCAATAACCTGTAGTGCGGGCGGAAGTCATGTCCCCAGTCAGATATGCAGTGAGCTTCATCAATCACCATGAGCGATATCTGCCCGGCGATACCGGCTAAAACCTGTGTGTTGAACCAGTCGTTACCGAGCTTCTCTGGCGCAATAAGCAGGATGTCGACTTCGTTCCGCCTGAGTTTGGCTTCAACTGCAGTCCACTCATCCTGGTTGTCTGAGTTGATCGTGGCTGCGCGCACGCCCATTCGCTCGGCCGCTGCGATTTGGTTTCGCATCAACGCCAGCAGCGGGGAAATTAACAATGCGGGGCCGGAACCCCCTTCTCGAAGCAACTTGGTGGCGATGAAGTAGACGAAGCTCTTGCCCCATCCCGTCTTTTGGACAACGAGCAGACGCCCCTTGCCATCAACGACGTGACTAATGGCGTCTTCCTGACCATCCCGAAAGTTGGCGTTTGCATGGCCAGAGCCGATGCGTAGCAGCTCTAAAGCCCGTTGATGGCTATACGGCATTGTTATTGTTCTCCCCTTACCCAGCAGTAGTCTGGTTCTTAATCCATTGGTCGATGTCCGATCGCAAGAAGCGCCAGGTTCCCCCCACCTTGAAGGCCGGTATCTTTTTCGCGCCAGCGAGGCGGTACACCGTCCGCTCGTTGACCTTCAGATAGTCCGCAACCTCCTTAATCGTCAGGATTGAGCCATCGCTGGAATTTGTAGCCATAGCGGTCGCCAGATGCAAAAGACGTCAAGATAGTGCAAACCAGTACAAATGACAACGCGTTCGAGATGCTTTTGGCAGGCGCGTAACAAAATGGCCGAAAACGGGAGGCAAATTGCCTCCCGCCAGCACTTCAGTTACTTGTTGGTGTCGTCGGGCCGTTGCTCGAATTGAGCCTTGCCCTGCGATTTCTTGCGCCGCAGGAAACTGGGCGAAACGGACTCTGCCGCCATGCTCATGAGCATTTCTTCCTTGGCGGAAACACGCGAGGACATCTTGCGGCTCGAATACATGGCCTCCTTGCGGAAACGGGCACCGTCCATTTCCTTGGCGAT carries:
- a CDS encoding RecQ family ATP-dependent DNA helicase, whose amino-acid sequence is MPYSHQRALELLRIGSGHANANFRDGQEDAISHVVDGKGRLLVVQKTGWGKSFVYFIATKLLREGGSGPALLISPLLALMRNQIAAAERMGVRAATINSDNQDEWTAVEAKLRRNEVDILLIAPEKLGNDWFNTQVLAGIAGQISLMVIDEAHCISDWGHDFRPHYRLLERIARSLPANLRLLATTATANNRVMEDLVAVLGPNMKVLRGDLNRSSLTLQTMRLPSQAVRMAWIAQQLDSLVGHGIIYTLTIRDANQLADWLKTRGFSVEAYTGKTGDRREELEQALQENQVKALVATTALGMGYDKPDLAFVIHYQMPGSVVAYYQQVGRAGRALESAYGILLSGDEEEGITDWFIRSAFPTPQEVDDVLAALNDADDGLSIPELMTCVNMSKSRIEKTITALSLESPAPIAKQQTKWQLTAAKLGEGFWARADRLTKLRRGELQQMQMYVGLEFGKHMGFLIDALDGDSSNVSPPSLPPLSEDVDELLVREAEAFLCRTNLPIEPRKKWPVGGMPKYGIRNASTIPFQAQPGMALCVWGDAGWGGLVRRGKYQDNHFSDELVDACAKMVREWSPEPAPTWVTCVPSLRHPDLVPNFAQRLANALGLPFHAVIAKTDERPAQKDMANSTQQARNIDGALEISSDHIPRGPVLLVDDMVDSRWTLTVSAWLLRKHGSGPVWPLALSQTGHDE
- a CDS encoding helix-turn-helix domain-containing protein — translated: MATNSSDGSILTIKEVADYLKVNERTVYRLAGAKKIPAFKVGGTWRFLRSDIDQWIKNQTTAG